A single Actinomadura algeriensis DNA region contains:
- a CDS encoding helix-turn-helix transcriptional regulator, whose amino-acid sequence MDVRSSEGRPAAPVPGPGGDAGAVRSAVLALHRSTGLPMVFGGALAGRDRLRITELVGGRTDSLNGLVVRHGNGLGGKAMALGRPAWVSDYPRAATISHDYDRPVGREGLLSIVAVPIVVRRRVRGVLYGALREPLGLADRVVGAAMQAARDIEQDLAVRDRADEALTRARPEAVEAAAASAARWEEVRAVHAELRALAERVDDPATRDRLLEATLRLAAAGMPEAKDGPGPDARVPDERAPRPVLSPRELDVLSYVALGCTNAEAATRLGLVPETVKSYLRSAMRKLDSHTRLEAVTAARRAGVLP is encoded by the coding sequence ATGGACGTGCGGTCTTCGGAAGGGCGCCCCGCGGCACCGGTCCCCGGGCCGGGCGGCGACGCGGGCGCGGTACGGTCGGCGGTGCTGGCCCTGCACCGCTCGACGGGCCTGCCGATGGTGTTCGGCGGCGCGCTGGCCGGCCGCGACCGGCTGCGCATCACCGAGCTGGTCGGCGGCCGCACCGACTCGCTGAACGGGCTCGTCGTGCGGCACGGCAACGGGCTGGGCGGCAAGGCGATGGCGCTGGGCCGGCCCGCGTGGGTGAGCGACTACCCGCGCGCGGCGACGATCAGCCACGACTACGACCGCCCGGTCGGACGCGAGGGGCTGCTGTCGATCGTGGCGGTGCCGATCGTCGTGCGGCGCCGCGTCCGGGGCGTCCTGTACGGGGCGTTGCGGGAGCCGCTGGGGCTGGCCGACCGGGTGGTCGGGGCGGCGATGCAGGCGGCGCGCGACATCGAACAGGACCTCGCCGTCCGGGACCGGGCGGACGAGGCGCTCACCCGTGCGCGGCCCGAGGCGGTGGAGGCCGCGGCGGCGTCGGCGGCGCGCTGGGAGGAGGTCCGGGCGGTGCACGCGGAGCTGCGGGCGCTGGCCGAGCGGGTGGACGATCCGGCGACCCGCGACCGGCTGCTGGAGGCGACGCTGCGGCTCGCGGCGGCGGGCATGCCCGAGGCGAAGGACGGGCCCGGCCCGGACGCGCGGGTCCCGGACGAGCGGGCGCCGCGCCCGGTGCTGTCGCCGCGCGAGCTGGACGTCCTGTCGTACGTGGCGCTCGGCTGCACGAACGCGGAGGCGGCGACGCGGCTGGGGCTGGTGCCGGAGACGGTGAAGAGCTACCTGCGGTCGGCGATGCGCAAGCTCGACAGCCACACCCGCCTGGAGGCGGTGACGGCGGCGCGGCGCGCGGGGGTGCTGCCGTAG
- a CDS encoding AMP-binding protein, with the protein MTLSYASGVSKTPLLGDTIGANLDRTVELHPDRDALVEYATDRRWTYARFAADVDAVALGLHARGIRKGDRVGIWAPNCAEWMLVQYATAKLGAILVTINPSYRVHELEFVLNQAGVRTLVSATVFKTSDYAGMVEQVRPRCKALTDVLLIGTPAWEELLRAGRAADPEVLAEIGAGLSADDPINIQYTSGTTGFPKGATLSHHNILNNGYFVGELCGYDEEDRICVPVPFYHCFGMVMGNLAATSHGSCVVIPAPGFDARATLQAAASERCTSLYGVPTMFIAVLNEPSLGSADLSGLRTGIMAGSPCPVEVMKQVIDRLGMGEVTICYGMTETSPVSTQTRADDTLDRRVSTVGTVHPHLEVKVVDPVTGVTVPRGTPGELCTRGYSVMLGYWEEPDKTAEVIDAARWMHTGDLAVMDGDGYVNITGRIKDMVIRGGENVYPREIEEFLYTHPDIVDAQVIGVPDERYGEELMAWVRLRDGAEALTPEALRKFCDGQLARYKIPRYVHIVQEFPMTITGKVRKVQMRAEAVDILGLADAAATKHA; encoded by the coding sequence ATGACGCTCTCGTACGCCTCCGGCGTGTCGAAGACGCCGCTGCTCGGCGACACGATCGGCGCGAACCTGGACCGGACGGTCGAACTGCATCCGGACCGGGACGCGCTGGTGGAGTACGCGACGGACCGCCGCTGGACGTACGCGCGGTTCGCCGCCGACGTCGACGCGGTCGCGCTCGGCCTGCACGCGCGCGGGATCCGCAAGGGCGACCGGGTCGGGATCTGGGCGCCGAACTGTGCCGAGTGGATGCTGGTGCAGTACGCGACGGCGAAGCTCGGCGCGATCCTCGTGACGATCAACCCGTCGTACCGGGTGCACGAACTCGAGTTCGTCCTGAACCAGGCGGGCGTCCGGACGCTGGTGTCGGCGACGGTGTTCAAGACGTCCGACTACGCCGGGATGGTCGAGCAGGTGCGGCCGCGCTGCAAGGCGCTGACGGACGTGCTGCTGATCGGCACCCCGGCGTGGGAGGAGCTGCTGCGGGCGGGGCGGGCGGCCGATCCCGAGGTGCTGGCGGAGATCGGCGCGGGGTTGAGCGCCGACGACCCGATCAACATCCAGTACACGTCGGGGACGACGGGGTTCCCGAAGGGCGCGACGCTGTCGCACCACAACATCCTGAACAACGGCTACTTCGTCGGCGAGCTGTGCGGTTACGACGAGGAGGACCGCATCTGCGTGCCGGTGCCCTTCTACCACTGCTTCGGCATGGTGATGGGGAACCTGGCGGCGACGAGCCACGGTTCGTGCGTCGTCATCCCGGCGCCGGGGTTCGACGCGCGCGCGACGTTGCAGGCGGCGGCGTCCGAGCGCTGCACGTCCCTCTACGGGGTGCCGACGATGTTCATCGCGGTGCTGAACGAGCCGTCGCTCGGCTCGGCGGACCTGTCGGGCCTGCGCACCGGGATCATGGCGGGCTCGCCGTGCCCGGTGGAGGTGATGAAGCAGGTCATCGACCGGCTCGGCATGGGCGAGGTCACGATCTGCTACGGCATGACGGAGACGTCGCCCGTGTCCACGCAGACCCGGGCGGACGACACGCTGGACCGCCGCGTGTCCACGGTCGGGACCGTCCACCCGCACCTGGAGGTGAAGGTGGTCGACCCGGTCACCGGCGTGACGGTCCCGCGCGGCACCCCCGGCGAGCTGTGCACGCGCGGCTATTCGGTCATGCTCGGCTACTGGGAGGAGCCGGACAAGACGGCCGAGGTGATCGACGCGGCGCGCTGGATGCACACCGGCGACCTGGCGGTGATGGACGGCGACGGCTACGTCAACATCACCGGCCGGATCAAGGACATGGTGATCCGGGGCGGCGAGAACGTGTACCCGAGGGAGATCGAGGAGTTCCTCTACACCCATCCCGACATCGTGGACGCGCAGGTCATCGGCGTCCCCGACGAGCGGTACGGGGAGGAGCTGATGGCGTGGGTGCGGCTGCGGGACGGTGCGGAGGCGCTGACGCCCGAGGCGCTGCGGAAGTTCTGCGACGGACAGCTCGCCCGCTACAAGATCCCCCGGTACGTGCACATCGTGCAGGAGTTCCCCATGACGATCACCGGGAAGGTCCGGAAGGTCCAGATGCGGGCGGAGGCCGTCGACATCCTCGGCCTCGCCGACGCCGCCGCGACGAAGCACGCGTGA